ATAAGAAATCTGAGAACCAAGCACAACAATTGCGAGAACCCAAATTGAGGTAAATTATCTTGTTTGATTAGTTTTGTTCCAAGGTTTGTTTTCTTCTTATCTTGGTTCTTTAGACTGAAAACTAGTAGAGTTTGATCAACTGATCAATGCATTTCCATCTGTTGCTGATGAGAATATCCATTCATGGGTTACAGTTGGAATGCAACGTATGAAAGTTTATTGGGGAGTAACAAGCCGTTCCCCCAGCCTATCCCTCTTGCGGTAAGCATTTAGTTCCTGGTCATCACAAAGTTGAAGCGAAAAATAGTTATATGATCATGTCCGGATGAAAAACATGTTATCTGATTAtttgtttatattaaaaaaatgttgtTAGGAAATGGTAGATTTTCTTGTGGACATTTGGGAACAAGAGGGCCTCTATGACTGACCCCTACAAGGTTGATGAAGGATTGCTATTTGCTTAGATACCGGAAATAATTTTAGTTCTTGCTTCTCTGGTAAGAGGAAGAAGATTGGGCATACTGCACTTTGTATATCATTTATAACGTTATTTGTGTCACTTGACAATGAAGGAAAAGTTTCTCTCGGCAGGCCTAGCCTTGACATAattgtattataattttattttattttattgatggCCCTTTCTCTCTAGAAGCTAGTTTTgccaaattttattttatttttcttgagaAATGATGAAACTTGGGATTTCACGTATGTTTGGGTATGATCATTCATTTCAATCATGCTTAGAGAAGTACTGCAACAAAGCCTTGTCGGGGTATTATCGATTATTTATTCAATGGGAAAATACTGCCTTCTTTTTTTCGCTTATATTTAATACCTTTTTTTTAACGTGTTTGGACTGGCAGTTCATTTAGAAATTAGCAGGGATTGGATCTTCTCCGGTGGAAAAAAAACTAGATAGTGTCTAATGTTTGATTTCACTATTCATTGTTCTCTCTCTCTTATTAATTTCTGGTTCTACTTATAGAATTAAAAGTGAGATATCACACTTTATTTTCTctagtgaaaaaaaatgaagagaaTCTATTTCTAAATTAGCATGATGCAATTTGAAGCCGGGATCCAAGAATTTTAGGCTCATTCTAGTAGGACTTTTGATACTCCCAACAAAAAAGGAAAGATTTGGTAACCAAAAAATTTTAGCaaccaaaatttattttatgtaatatttattaattgcCGCAACAACATTTGCTTGGAACCAGAACCTCTTGAAATATAATTGGCTAAGC
The Arachis stenosperma cultivar V10309 chromosome 7, arast.V10309.gnm1.PFL2, whole genome shotgun sequence genome window above contains:
- the LOC130941765 gene encoding uncharacterized protein LOC130941765 isoform X2, with amino-acid sequence MDNSAVQSQGSISSTSVTNQAADPGNPAEFVNHGLILWNQTRQRWIGNKKSENQAQQLREPKLSWNATYESLLGSNKPFPQPIPLAEMVDFLVDIWEQEGLYD